A genomic stretch from Flavobacterium humidisoli includes:
- a CDS encoding alpha/beta hydrolase family protein, translated as MNKAILFLTVLFWSFINAQDKKEISFKETPAILKINNDQIFGTLTTPDLTKKFPVALIIAGSGPTDRNGNNPMMKNNSLKMLAEALAKNGIASLRYDKRAIGESKAAGGSEGSLVFENYIQDAKSWINYLKQDKRFSKIIIIGHSEGSLIGMVASGKADKFISIAGAGEPADQILKTQIGAKSMKQLNDMTFPIIDSLKNGFEVKKIDPMLNSLFRPSIQPYLISWFKYNPQTEIQKLTIPVLIVQGNNDIQIAVKDAENLKQANKNADLQIIDKMNHIMKIVDGNQEANLATYNNETLPISEVLVEKIVSFIQK; from the coding sequence ATGAATAAAGCAATTCTTTTTTTAACGGTTTTGTTTTGGAGTTTCATAAATGCTCAAGACAAAAAAGAAATCTCCTTTAAGGAAACACCAGCTATCTTAAAGATTAACAACGATCAGATTTTTGGTACGCTGACAACTCCAGATTTGACTAAAAAATTTCCAGTTGCTTTAATCATTGCAGGCTCTGGCCCAACAGATAGAAATGGAAATAACCCCATGATGAAAAACAATTCGCTGAAAATGCTGGCAGAAGCTTTGGCTAAAAACGGAATTGCATCTTTGCGATATGATAAAAGAGCAATAGGAGAAAGTAAAGCTGCAGGAGGATCGGAAGGCAGTCTGGTTTTTGAAAATTACATTCAAGATGCCAAAAGCTGGATTAATTACTTGAAACAAGACAAGCGTTTTTCTAAAATAATCATAATTGGTCATAGTGAAGGCTCTTTAATTGGAATGGTCGCCAGTGGAAAAGCAGACAAATTCATTTCGATTGCCGGAGCAGGCGAACCAGCAGATCAAATTCTAAAAACACAGATTGGGGCAAAATCAATGAAACAGCTAAACGATATGACTTTTCCGATTATCGATAGTTTAAAAAACGGATTTGAGGTAAAAAAAATTGATCCAATGCTGAATTCTCTTTTCAGGCCAAGCATTCAACCTTATTTGATTTCTTGGTTTAAATACAATCCGCAGACCGAAATACAAAAACTTACTATTCCTGTTTTGATCGTACAAGGAAATAATGATATTCAAATTGCAGTAAAAGATGCAGAGAATTTAAAACAAGCCAACAAAAATGCAGATTTGCAGATTATTGATAAAATGAATCATATCATGAAAATTGTTGATGGCAATCAGGAAGCTAATTTAGCGACCTACAACAATGAAACACTTCCTATTTCTGAAGTCTTGGTTGAGAAAATCGTTTCATTTATTCAGAAATAA
- the sppA gene encoding signal peptide peptidase SppA has product MKFLGNVIATVIGIFVFIMLFFFGVIFIGVVFGGDDSVSVKSNSVIELNLKEIKNDYAGKYKDPWVTRFSEQKGIGLTDVINAIEAAKTDDNIKGISILNDESSLGLAQYKDLRNALESFKKSGKYIWAYANTYSQKEYYLNSVANTIYLNPAGDLDFKGLSSEVMFFKDFQDKSGIHMEVIRHGKYKSAVEPFLDNKMSDANREQITALLNSIWAIVSADISKSRNIPLPKLNEIANGLLARTPEMAKQQHLVDIVAYEDVYHDAIRKVLKVDKDEDYNKISISDYTQNHVTTALADASSDQIAIIYAQGEIGSGEGDVNTIGEGSMRRSLQEARKNDDVKAIVLRIDSPGGSALTSDLIWREIEITKKVKPVVVSMGNYAASGGYYIACNANKIFAENNTITGSIGVFGMLPNFSPLANKLGINSEQVKTHENSANYSPFVPVDEKFKAFTLEGVEKVYNTFVTHVAEGRKMTFAQVDSIAQGRVWSGTEALKIGLVDKIGGLNDAIAEAAKIAKVKKYSTQNYPEYEKTLNDLLSNLPFAKSKEAFIKEEIGEENYLLIEQVKKFQKQKGVQAILPYGINIY; this is encoded by the coding sequence ATGAAGTTTTTAGGAAATGTAATTGCCACAGTTATTGGTATTTTTGTTTTTATTATGCTCTTCTTTTTTGGAGTAATCTTTATCGGAGTTGTTTTTGGCGGTGACGACAGTGTTTCCGTTAAATCTAATTCGGTTATTGAATTAAATTTAAAAGAAATTAAAAACGATTACGCAGGAAAATATAAAGATCCATGGGTAACTCGTTTTTCTGAACAAAAAGGCATTGGTTTAACCGATGTAATTAACGCAATTGAGGCTGCAAAAACAGATGATAACATCAAAGGAATTTCGATCTTAAATGATGAATCGTCTCTTGGTCTTGCACAATATAAAGATTTAAGAAATGCTTTAGAAAGCTTCAAAAAATCAGGGAAATATATTTGGGCTTATGCCAATACGTATTCGCAAAAAGAATATTACTTAAACTCTGTTGCCAATACCATTTATCTCAATCCAGCTGGAGATTTAGATTTTAAAGGGCTTTCTTCTGAAGTTATGTTTTTCAAAGATTTTCAAGATAAATCTGGAATTCATATGGAGGTAATACGTCACGGAAAATACAAAAGTGCTGTTGAACCTTTCTTAGACAATAAAATGAGCGATGCCAATAGAGAGCAGATTACTGCACTTCTAAACTCTATTTGGGCTATCGTTTCGGCAGATATTTCAAAAAGCAGAAATATTCCCTTACCAAAATTAAACGAAATTGCAAATGGTCTTTTGGCTCGAACTCCAGAAATGGCAAAACAGCAACATTTAGTAGATATTGTTGCTTACGAAGATGTTTATCACGATGCCATTAGAAAAGTTCTAAAAGTAGACAAAGATGAAGATTACAACAAAATTTCAATTTCAGATTATACTCAAAATCATGTAACAACAGCTTTAGCTGATGCTTCAAGCGATCAGATTGCTATTATTTACGCTCAAGGCGAAATTGGAAGCGGTGAAGGAGATGTAAATACAATTGGAGAAGGTTCTATGCGCCGCTCTTTGCAGGAAGCTAGAAAAAATGATGATGTTAAAGCAATTGTCCTTAGAATTGATAGTCCAGGCGGAAGTGCACTAACTTCTGATTTAATCTGGAGGGAAATTGAAATTACTAAAAAAGTTAAACCAGTTGTGGTTTCTATGGGTAATTATGCAGCTTCTGGCGGTTATTATATTGCCTGCAACGCCAATAAAATTTTTGCTGAAAACAATACCATTACAGGATCTATTGGAGTTTTCGGAATGCTGCCAAATTTTAGTCCATTGGCAAACAAATTAGGAATAAATTCTGAACAAGTTAAAACGCACGAAAACTCAGCAAACTACAGTCCCTTTGTGCCTGTTGATGAAAAATTTAAAGCTTTCACTTTAGAAGGAGTTGAAAAAGTATACAACACTTTTGTAACTCATGTTGCGGAAGGCCGAAAAATGACTTTTGCACAAGTCGATTCAATTGCGCAAGGTCGAGTTTGGTCAGGAACTGAAGCTCTAAAAATTGGTTTGGTGGATAAAATTGGCGGATTAAATGATGCGATCGCTGAAGCAGCTAAAATTGCTAAAGTAAAAAAATACAGCACTCAGAATTATCCTGAATACGAAAAAACACTTAACGATTTACTATCAAATCTTCCTTTTGCAAAATCGAAAGAAGCTTTCATAAAAGAAGAAATCGGCGAAGAAAACTATCTTCTTATCGAACAGGTTAAGAAATTTCAAAAACAAAAAGGAGTGCAAGCAATATTGCCCTACGGAATCAATATTTATTAA